The window TGTGTAATGTGAGAaaggaagaaacaaaaattccacACAAATTTCAGGGGGAATAGCTTTGCTCGGATgctattttattttagtacacttttctttttcgaaacCTTTTTCACGCAATCATTCTTAATAagctcttttctttttatatttttttttccttagaCATACAACATTGCTATTTATTATCTCGATCTCATCCGCTGATTGGCTTTGGtaggagaaatattttttatccgatgcattgagattttttttctttcctcgtcAAAACCATCTCGACGGAATATTCCGAGCCAAGTTTTTCTCCGAGATCCAAAGTACAATAGTCTCGTTACTAGATTCATTTCGATAAgatttttatgtaaataataataataataacaataacagtaataataatagtaataataacaacaataataatagtaataaatatgaaaattaccgaataaaatgatgaaaacgaaaaaaagggACATTGTAATATTCTTATTGGTTTTCTTTGAAAGAACTAACCTGAATGTGGGGATATAAATATTGAACTGAAAGCTTGTTTCatgaatcgaaaaaagaaacatgcCCACCACATAATCCACGCTGTCTCTGTCTCTTTCTGATTTAAAAATCGTAATTGCGAACTGAACTGTGCGATGAGAGACTATGGGGTAAAACTATTCTCGTGTATAATAGGCAAATCTCATTTCTTAAAGAAAGAGTGTATGTAGTAAATGCATTatctatagatatataatacaaCAAATAAAGAGTTATTTGTAATATGTGTACATAAAACTTCGCGTATATAGggttattttatttgattttcgtGCCAAATTATGCGGCGGTGGTAGCAGCTTTGcgaaaagtatttgaaatctTGATGGATTTAAACAATCCATTCCGGTGTCAAATATTTAACGACCTCTAACAGTCgtgataattattaaaatcacCGCAGCACAGTTTGTTAAACGAATGCTATTTGATCCGTTTCAATGTTTTCTCAGTATAATAAGTTTTGTACGTGTGTAGATTAAcgttaaatatattatatgcgaTAGATTTGCGATTCtccgaaaaagaaaaccataaattaataattaaacgaGAAATTAAATCAAGTCGATTTTTATAATCAGTAAAAGATCTTCAAAAGCCAattattttgtcaaatttattcctctgtctctttattttttttccttttgaaCGCCAAACTGTTTACCAGTAAtttcatacgtatataaaaCTCGGGAAGGGGGAggaatcccaaatatttttctttcgacttggacaaacatttttttttacacgaaaaTAAGGGACTTATTACCATTGAAATGCAAGAGAAAGCGCAGAAGTCagaacttttattttttattcacttgatttatattacatatatttatattttttaaaaatcgcaaACAATCTGCTACCATTCTGCAAACATTTTCAGAGCGTGTACATAGATAAATCGACTTGCGCActagagaaaaagaaaagaaacgaaagaggaaaaaacacgataggaaaagataaaaaaaaaaaaaaaattggctcgaGAAAAGTTGCGCAGAAAAAAAGACTTGAGGAAGAACGGTTCGCTTcgttttatacatattatatatatatatatatatatatatatatatacatatatatatacacaatttGTTTTAATAAGGTTATCTAAAAGGtacttctaaaaaaaatctattatatacacgtatatgctAAAATGCATACTTGTATATACATAGTTCTACCGATAAGAATCTAACTCGTAAGTATTTGAATGAGCTGTTTTCGCATTACGTTGTACAGAATGTTGCTGCCCAGACTAGAGCGATTGTGTCCAATATAACATTATGACGACACTCTTGTATTATAACATTATCACATAGCACCTATGTTTTTGTATTTGGTAAtcataattaaaaagaaaaaatatgaataaaataaacaaaaggtAAATAGAAAGTATGTTATATATTTGAGTAAAGTCGAAACGGCGTTAACATGTTACCCGCAACAATTCACCTGCTACGTGATTTTCATTAgcgtttttttccttttatcgCATACTttactgttgttattattgttattgttgttgttgttgttgttattattatcatcttcatcatcatcatcgtcatcatcatcattattattattattattattgttgtataCGTTATATCCACACGATATAGGTACATAGTTATTAAATCTTATGGAACCCAGTATAACCCTAAAACTGTTTTGGATAAGAATCGACGCGCACTTACTCATAACTTATTATGTAAATcgtatgaaagaaaaaaaggttcCGTTCGtatgagagaaaataaacaCATATGTGaacatattatacaaatacgagaatttttatactgaagacatgaaattttcatatgtGGTTAttgcaatatacatatacgttatCTCAGATCGTATCACATTTACTATAAGTCTTCGGTACCATTTTCATCGCGGAGGAGCTctgaaaaaaaggataaaattgaagtcagaacggggaaaaagaaataaataaataataaacaaaattcacTAGTCATTCGTTCCTACTGACAATTTTTGGATATCTTTGATGTAATTGACTTTGCCAAAGGATTCGTCCGCCTTCTGTTCCAATTTGCATCTCTGCTCCCAGGCTTTCGTTGGTAAAAATAAAGTCGTGACCGAGGAGACGTTCGACTTTAGGGGCCTTGAATCAGGAGCTACAGAGTTAGCGGAACTTTGTCGCCAAGTCTTCAGAGAGCTAAGCctttttcgaatgaatttttcatcctgTTCTCTGAATTACGAAATTGCGCGAATTATAAGCGGGTAGGCGAATCTATTATAGGTAACCGTAGTATCGACTGTTTCCCACTAAAGTGAAATGAAGAAGTGGCAAAAATATATACCTGAAGGACTTCAACAATTTCAGTGATTCGGACCTCACGTGCGTACGAATCTCCTTTCTCTGTAAGTTCGGATCTGACCTCGATTTTCTCGCTGTCTCCCGGTCATCGAACTCTTGAAGTTTAGTCTTAGCTTCGTTTCGCAGCGCCTGCCGTCGCCTTCTCTCCTTATCAGCCTTTTCAATCTCTAGACGTTTCTTCTGCTCATCGTTCACCGCAGCCTTCCTCGCTCTTTCTGCCCTCCATGCTTCGATTTTCTGCTTCTTTTCTGCAACACTCGCTTTTGCGTCAGCGCTCCTGCATCGAGGAATAGATTCTTTTCCACCTGCAGGGGCACAATCAtgagaaaaagaggaagatTCGTTCCCTTCCGTTTCCCCGTTGGCTTTCGGTTTGAGGTCCTGTCGCCTTGACCGCCACTCGGCGATGTCCTTCTTCCGTTTCAGTCGCAGTTCCGTATACAGCTTGTACCACGCTTCGTGGTTTATCACTTGCTCGTTTGTGAGGTGAACTCGTCGCGCGCGCATTTCGGTCACGAGGTTCGGAACCGAATCGCACTTCCTCCTTACCTTGAGAAACTCGGAATGATCATCTTCGGACCATCCTTGCGTGTGACCGGTGCGAGCAACGAGCTCAATGAACTGATCGTTTACCCCGGTACGAGTCGGGCACTTCCGTTCTCCAGTTCGTTTCGGAGCTCTGTTTGTGTTTCCGGTGAAAAGTATTCTGTCGAATGCTCGTTGATCGGAATCTAGCGCCGATTCTTCTTCGCCGAGTTTAGCGAGACTTTTTTCCACATCCTTCAAGACCTCGATCTGGTTTGACAGTCTCATTAGCCGCAAACGAAAGTCGCTTATATCTAAAATGACAGGTGAAACGGTATATTTAATAGTGTGGGTTCGTTTTGGGTAGAGCAATTATACTTCGAACACTCGCCTAGATTTCGAATCGCCGAAGGATCAGTTTGCTGAAGCATCAATTTCACCGATTTTAACTCATTCAGAATACCGAGGGTCGTCCACTCCAATTTCTGCAAGCTTGGCTGCCTGGAACAACGTGCGAAAACGAATGTTTGACGAGCAAATTGGAGAaggtaaatatttgatatgCGCACTCTTACCTTTCATCGAGCGTTTTTATCCGGTACTCGGTTATTTCATGAATCATATCGGTGTCAATTTTCATACGCTTTATCGTTGACGCAAGATCCTTTTCCAAAAAATCCTCTTGTAGTTTCAACCTTCTATATTCCCTCGcggattcaatttttttggtcaaGACAGGAACTCTCTTTCCAATATTCGAGTCACCCCTGACTTGCGTCGGGTTCTTGTCACGCCTTTCTGGACTCAGGGTGCAGTTCTTATCCATACTTGCAGTGTTCAGAGTTCAGAAACAGTCGCGGAACACAGCGGTCATATTCTTCTATTGCCGAGCTTCTGCCAAGCCGGCAACGCAAATGAAAACAAACGTATCTCTATGACGACAAGTGGCAACAGGTGGAAAAATTCATTGCAAGGGCCAATCATCGTTCGATGGAACCTTCGATCGATATCTGCGCGCGTAATGTGCGCTCGACTttaacaaaacgaaaaaagtgTAGAGTAATCGGGGAaacttctttatttttctttttcaattcattatcgGCATCATCGGAGGATTGTACCGAGACATGGATATGCTCTGAGGACAAGTTACACGCTTTTAAATTCTCATTGCCCTCGCAATTTTCTTGGACAATGGGGTCGGCCACGTTGCGAGGCATAGTTTGCTCGGAGATTTCTTCCTTCGGGTGAGAGGTCGACTTCGGAAACGATTTTCCAGGCAGGATTGCCGCCGATTATCTCTTCGGCACCCGTCGATTCATCTTCCGGATTAGAAACAACAGCTACTGATTCAGGAAATTCCTCTAACCGCGCGAAGAGCCTCTTCAGATAGTCGAAGAGATTTCGTTCTTGCGAAATTCGATAACGAAGCTTATCCTGCTCGCAGATGCTTTTCCGTAGCTTTTCAAGCTGCGGTTCAAGctcggaaaactttttctccGCTTCCAGTCTGCGTGTTTTCACCTCGCCTAAAAGTTCTCGGTCGTTTATCAGCTCTCGAAGAAGGACCGCGTTACTGCCAATCGTTCTAGACAGTCGCGCCGAAAGTTTCTTCAAATCGAAATTCTCGCGTTCTGTGTTCTTCGGTCTACGGAACCTCGGATGCGTGACCTTCCATCCAGGAATACGCCTCGTCGAGCTCTTTCAATATGTAAATGAGAGTGCAAATTGATTATATT is drawn from Neodiprion fabricii isolate iyNeoFabr1 chromosome 3, iyNeoFabr1.1, whole genome shotgun sequence and contains these coding sequences:
- the LOC124178422 gene encoding coiled-coil domain-containing protein 112-like isoform X2, with the translated sequence MDKNCTLSPERRDKNPTQVRGDSNIGKRVPVLTKKIESAREYRRLKLQEDFLEKDLASTIKRMKIDTDMIHEITEYRIKTLDERQPSLQKLEWTTLGILNELKSVKLMLQQTDPSAIRNLDISDFRLRLMRLSNQIEVLKDVEKSLAKLGEEESALDSDQRAFDRILFTGNTNRAPKRTGERKCPTRTGVNDQFIELVARTGHTQGWSEDDHSEFLKVRRKCDSVPNLVTEMRARRVHLTNEQVINHEAWYKLYTELRLKRKKDIAEWRSRRQDLKPKANGETEGNESSSFSHDCAPAGGKESIPRCRSADAKASVAEKKQKIEAWRAERARKAAVNDEQKKRLEIEKADKERRRRQALRNEAKTKLQEFDDRETARKSRSDPNLQRKEIRTHVRSESLKLLKSFREQDEKFIRKRLSSLKTWRQSSANSVAPDSRPLKSNVSSVTTLFLPTKAWEQRCKLEQKADESFGKVNYIKDIQKLAPPR
- the LOC124178422 gene encoding coiled-coil domain-containing protein 112-like isoform X1; its protein translation is MDKNCTLSPERRDKNPTQVRGDSNIGKRVPVLTKKIESAREYRRLKLQEDFLEKDLASTIKRMKIDTDMIHEITEYRIKTLDERQPSLQKLEWTTLGILNELKSVKLMLQQTDPSAIRNLDISDFRLRLMRLSNQIEVLKDVEKSLAKLGEEESALDSDQRAFDRILFTGNTNRAPKRTGERKCPTRTGVNDQFIELVARTGHTQGWSEDDHSEFLKVRRKCDSVPNLVTEMRARRVHLTNEQVINHEAWYKLYTELRLKRKKDIAEWRSRRQDLKPKANGETEGNESSSFSHDCAPAGGKESIPRCRSADAKASVAEKKQKIEAWRAERARKAAVNDEQKKRLEIEKADKERRRRQALRNEAKTKLQEFDDRETARKSRSDPNLQRKEIRTHVRSESLKLLKSFREQDEKFIRKRLSSLKTWRQSSANSVAPDSRPLKSNVSSVTTLFLPTKAWEQRCKLEQKADESFGKVNYIKDIQKLSVGTND